From one Vicia villosa cultivar HV-30 ecotype Madison, WI unplaced genomic scaffold, Vvil1.0 ctg.000233F_1_1, whole genome shotgun sequence genomic stretch:
- the LOC131625668 gene encoding uncharacterized protein LOC131625668 — protein MGGWVDGVWSWGNLGINPLDLSAHNLVSDLASLGVLLEGRGPGSGESDTVEWMAEADGVFSVASCYKFFAGFRIPFGPSNKFDGALSLIWKMEVPFKIKAFGWRVLVNRLPTKDLLLRKGITFSGDFSKCVFCGVHPESMMHSFFLCPSVALVWSSMARWIGKPYGGMEENCLGGFLDWLSFCKMKKVKEGKLGVVWLATLWSLWLYRNGVCFRNEVWNVDNTIWSIKVLVWKWAFIGDITHPICGFYEFNKDPLFFIS, from the coding sequence ATGGGAGGATGGGTTGATGGAGTGTGGTCGTGGGGGAATTTAGGGATCAATCCGTTGGATTTGAGCGCTCATAATTTGGTTTCGGATTTGGCTTCTTTGGGGGTTTTGTTGGAAGGCCGCGGTCCGGGTAGTGGGGAGTCCGATACCGTGGAGTGGATGGCCGAAGCGGATGGTGTCTTTTCCGTTGCTTCTTGTTATAAGTTTTTTGCCGGGTTCCGTATTCCGTTTGGTCCTTCAAATAAATTTGATGGGGCATTGAGCTTGATATGGAAAATGGAAGTTCCTTTTAAAATTAAGGCTTTTGGGTGGAGGGTCTTGGTTAATAGACTACCTACAAAGGATTTATTGCTTCGGAAAGGTATTACTTTTTCGGGAGATTTTTCcaagtgtgttttttgtggtgTTCATCCGGAAAGTATGATGCACTCTTTCTTTTTGTGTCCTTCGGTTGCTTTGGTTTGGTCTTCAATGGCTAGGTGGATAGGCAAACCTTATGGTGGGATGGAGGAGAATTGTTTGGGTGGTTTTTTGGATTGGTTGTCCTTTTGTAAAATGAAGAAAGTTAAAGAAGGTAAATTAGGAGTAGTTTGGTTAGCAACTTTATGGTCTCTTTGGTTGTATAGAAATGGTGTGTGTTTTCGGAATGAGGTGTGGAATGTGGATAATACTATTTGGAGCATCAAGGTTTTGGTGTGGAAGTGGGCTTTTATAGGAGATATTACTCATCCTATTTGTGGCTTTTACGAATTC
- the LOC131625669 gene encoding uncharacterized mitochondrial protein AtMg00310-like, whose protein sequence is MPATVAKEISSIQGNFLWGGGMEEKRRISWVSWKNVCLPVDKGGLGIKNISDFNLALLNKWRWRILRGEDVLWLNLLKAKYGDLNMKILCGGTFPSSSLSSFSSFSSPSFGSVWWRDLVSIGGRGFMGREILWSLFVGLELGMGFLLRFGKPHGWILVV, encoded by the coding sequence ATGCCGGCAACGGTGGCTAAGGAAATTTCTAGTATACAAGGTAACTTCTTGTGGGGAGGAGGTATGGAGGAAAAAAGGAGGATTAgttgggttagttggaagaatGTTTGTCTTCCGGTGGATAAAGGGGGTCTTGGCATTAAAAATATTTCGGATTTTAATTTGGCTCTTTTGAataaatggagatggagaatCTTAAGAGGTGAGGATGTGCTTTGGCTCAATTTGTTAAAAGCAAAATATGGTGATCTAAACATGAAGATCTTATGTGGAGGTACTTTTCCTTCTtcctctctttcttctttttcttctttttcttctccttcttttggtTCCGTTTGGTGGAGGGATTTGGTGTCTATTGGAGGGAGGGGGTTTATGGGGAGAGAGATCCTATGGAGTCTTTTTGTCGGTTTAGAGTTAGGAATGGGTTTTCTACTCCGTTTTGGGAAGCCTCATGGTTGGATTCTTGTTGTTTAA